In one window of Geotrypetes seraphini chromosome 3, aGeoSer1.1, whole genome shotgun sequence DNA:
- the FAM177B gene encoding protein FAM177B isoform X1, which produces MEDTGEVVQNKLEEIDLGKQRHPKRLIHFVSGDTMEEYSTEEEEEDKQKEIHNVDTSTLSWGPYLQFWLMRIATSSFYTCDFLGGKFAALCGLNLSKYQYAIDEHYRTENERSEDEDEDGDIVAVSQEAAAQGEKQHFSVQSVAYGSISSPINTIPPDEKTTDHDPGNLNFSTRDIK; this is translated from the exons ATGGAAGACACTGGGGAAGTTGTACAG AACAAGCTGGAAGAGATAGACCTGGGAAAGCAGCGGCACCCAAAGAGGCTCATTCACTTTGTGAGCGGGGACACCATGGAAGAATACAGCAccgaagaagaggaagaagacaagcagaaggaaatacacaACGTAGACACG TCAACCCTTTCCTGGGGACCCTATCTCCAATTTTGGCTAATGAGAATTGCAACTTCATCATTCTATA CTTGTGACTTTCTTGGTGGCAAATTTGCAGCTCTGTGTGGACTCAATTTGTCCAAATATCAATATGCAATAGATGAACACTACAGGACAGAAAATGAG AGGAGCGAGGACgaggatgaggatggagataTAGTGGCTGTATCACAGGAAGCTGCTGCTCAGGGAGAGAAACAACATTTTTCAGTGCAAAGTGTGGCATATGGGTCAATTTCTTCACCTATAAACACCATCCCTCCCGATGAGAAAACCACAGATCATGACCCAGGAAACCTGAACTTTTCAACAAgggatataaaataa
- the FAM177B gene encoding protein FAM177B isoform X2 — protein sequence MEEYSTEEEEEDKQKEIHNVDTSTLSWGPYLQFWLMRIATSSFYTCDFLGGKFAALCGLNLSKYQYAIDEHYRTENERSEDEDEDGDIVAVSQEAAAQGEKQHFSVQSVAYGSISSPINTIPPDEKTTDHDPGNLNFSTRDIK from the exons ATGGAAGAATACAGCAccgaagaagaggaagaagacaagcagaaggaaatacacaACGTAGACACG TCAACCCTTTCCTGGGGACCCTATCTCCAATTTTGGCTAATGAGAATTGCAACTTCATCATTCTATA CTTGTGACTTTCTTGGTGGCAAATTTGCAGCTCTGTGTGGACTCAATTTGTCCAAATATCAATATGCAATAGATGAACACTACAGGACAGAAAATGAG AGGAGCGAGGACgaggatgaggatggagataTAGTGGCTGTATCACAGGAAGCTGCTGCTCAGGGAGAGAAACAACATTTTTCAGTGCAAAGTGTGGCATATGGGTCAATTTCTTCACCTATAAACACCATCCCTCCCGATGAGAAAACCACAGATCATGACCCAGGAAACCTGAACTTTTCAACAAgggatataaaataa